One genomic segment of Gammaproteobacteria bacterium includes these proteins:
- the nirD gene encoding nitrite reductase small subunit NirD: MITTAQVAFAGSHSQIPEDPIWVSVCHVDRLVDSVGACALIDGQQVAIFKIVSLSDKRNYQLYALSNYEPHGKAHVLSRGIVGDHKGEPIVASPLYKKQYSLITGQCIDDEQFQIPVYSVKVYNDLVFIGPLKAID; encoded by the coding sequence ATGATAACGACAGCTCAAGTGGCGTTTGCAGGGTCTCATTCACAGATACCGGAAGATCCAATCTGGGTGAGTGTCTGTCATGTTGATCGCCTAGTGGACAGCGTTGGCGCTTGTGCGTTGATAGACGGTCAGCAGGTTGCGATCTTCAAGATTGTTTCTCTCAGCGACAAAAGAAATTATCAGTTGTATGCACTCAGTAATTACGAACCACATGGCAAAGCACATGTACTGTCGCGTGGAATTGTTGGTGATCATAAGGGTGAGCCCATAGTTGCTTCACCACTTTATAAAAAACAATACAGTCTGATTACCGGACAATGTATTGATGATGAGCAATTTCAAATACCAGTCTATTCAGTTAAAGTCTATAACGATCTGGTATTTATTGGTCCACTTAAGGCCATAGATTAA